In a genomic window of Helianthus annuus cultivar XRQ/B chromosome 10, HanXRQr2.0-SUNRISE, whole genome shotgun sequence:
- the LOC110884266 gene encoding probable glycerol-3-phosphate acyltransferase 3 yields MELKALPKPLKFILFVSRVLLKLHKNQKKALRRTLSNTHGSSFKSQTLISEVDHTNLSQKTLIFDVEETLLRSSSVFPYFMLVAFEAGSLIRAFMLFALYPLLFLVDDELSIKIMVMVSFFGTKKDGFRVGSSVLPKFFLEDVGVEGFDVLRRGKKTVGVSKLPQIMVECFLKDYLEIDYVFGRELKVHGDYFVGLMNDNKNIIEHRINEMLEEDDQAIYFSNKFAKHDWISCSKEVYVVRNGEKKAWQILPKERYPKDLIFHDGRLAFRPEPLRMLVMFMWFPFAILLSIFRTIIALTMPYGALIPILAFTGLQLKLTNNNSNLDVTSDDHKQHKGRLYVCNHRTLLDPLYLSFGLKRPFAAVTYSLSRMSEILSPIKTVRLTRDRDQDAKTMDKMLRLGDLVVCPEGTTCREPYLLRFSPLFAELSDHIVPVALDSYVTMFYGTTAGGLKCLDPFLFMMNPNPVYRVQFLDQIHGVSSQASETKSTRFDIANYVQSEIGKTLDFECTSLTRKDKYLVLAGNEGFVNSTSNKR; encoded by the exons ATGGAACTCAAAGCCTTACCAAAACCCCTCAAGTTCATTCTTTTTGTGTCTCGAGTTCTTCTAAAGCttcataaaaatcaaaaaaaagcTCTCAGAAGAACCCTAAGCAACACTCATGGCTCTAGTTTCAaatcacaaaccctaatttcagagGTTGATCATACTAATCTTTCACAAAAGACGTTAATCTTCGATGTCGAAGAGACCCTTTTGAGATCATCATCTGTGTTTCCATACTTCATGTTGGTTGCATTTGAAGCTGGAAGTTTGATTCGGGCCTTTATGCTTTTCGCTCTATACCCGCTTCTTTTCTTAGTTGATGACGAGTTATCGATCAAGATTATGGTAATGGTTTCCTTTTTTGGCACCAAGAAAGATGGGTTTCGTGTTGGAAGTTCGGTTTTGCCCAAGTTCTTCTTGGAAGATGTTGGTGTGGAGGGTTTCGATGTGTTGAGAAGAGGAAAAAAGACGGTTGGTGTAAGCAAGTTGCCACAAATCATGGTTGAGTGTTTCTTAAAAGATTATTTGGAGATTGATTATGTTTTCGGAAGGGAGCTAAAGGTTCATGGTGACTACTTTGTTGGTCTCATGAATGACAACAAGAACATCATCGAGCATCGTATAAACGAAATGCTAGAAGAAGATGATCAAGCGATTTACTTCTCAAACAAGTTCGCTAAGCACGATTGGATCTCATGTAGTAAG GAGGTTTATGTGGTTAGAAATGGAGAAAAGAAGGCATGGCAAATCCTTCCAAAAGAAAGATATCCAAAAGACCTAATCTTCCATGATGGAAGACTAGCCTTCAGACCCGAACCGCTAAGAATGTTGGTCATGTTCATGTGGTTTCCATTCGCCATACTTTTGTCCATTTTCCGAACAATTATCGCACTCACCATGCCATATGGTGCATTGATCCCTATCTTAGCTTTCACCGGTTTGCAACTCAAGCTCACAAACAATAACTCAAATCTAGACGTGACATCTGATGATCATAAACAACATAAAGGTCGTTTATATGTATGTAACCATCGAACTTTACTTGATCCATTATACCTCTCATTTGGTCTCAAGAGACCATTCGCAGCAGTCACATACAGTCTTAGTAGAATGTCCGAGATCTTATCACCAATCAAAACTGTACGATTAACAAGAGATCGGGATCAAGATGCAAAAACAATGGACAAGATGTTAAGGCTAGGGGACCTTGTGGTTTGCCCGGAAGGGACAACTTGTAGGGAACCATATTTGTTGCGGTTTAGCCCATTGTTTGCAGAACTTAGTGATCATATAGTCCCGGTTGCACTGGATAGTTATGTTACCATGTTTTACGGGACAACAGCCGGCGGGTTAAAATGCTTGGACCCATTTTTGTTTATGATGAACCCAAACCCGGTTTACAGGGTTCAGTTCCTGGACCAGATTCATGGGGTGTCGTCACAGGCTAGTGAAACAAAGTCTACAAGGTTCGATATTGCAAATTATGTGCAAAGTGAGATCGGGAAGACACTGGATTTTGAATGCACGAGCCTTACGAGGAAAGACAAGTATCTCGTATTAGCCGGTAACGAAGGGTTCGTTAATTCCACCAGTAACAAACGATGA